Within the Vagococcus carniphilus genome, the region AATTCGCTATGGCTGGAGATGGTCAAGTAACAATGGGAGAATCCGTTGTGATGAAAGGAACTGCTAGAAAAGTTCGTAGAATTTATAACGATCAAGTAGTCGTTGGATTTGCAGGAAGTGTAGCAGATGCCTTTAACTTAGAAGAAAAATTTGAAGGTAAACTAAATGAATATAAAGGCAATTTAATGCGTGCAGCAGTTGAGCTTGCTATGGAATGGCGAAGTGATAAAATGATGCAAAAACTTGAAGCTATGCTTATCGTTATGAACGATAAAGAAATGCTTGTTGTATCAGGAACTGGTGAAGTTATTGCCCCTGATGACGGTATTTTGGCAATTGGTTCAGGTGGAAATTATGCATTAGCTGCGGCAAGAGCCCTTAAAGAAAACGGTAAAGAAGAGTTAACCGCTGGAGATATCGCTCAAGCTGCTTTACATGTGGCAGGGGACATCTGTGTTTATACTAACCATAACGTAATTGTAGAAGAATTATAAAGGATGAGACTTATGACAACAAATCAAAAAACACCAAGAGAAATTGTAGCAGAATTAGATAAATATATTATTGGTCAACATACAGCAAAAAAATCAGTATCTGTTGCCTTAAGAAACAGATATCGTCGTATGCAGCTAGATGAAGATATGCAACAAGAAATCACACCTAAAAACCTTTTAATGATAGGACCTACTGGTGTTGGTAAAACTGAAATTGCTCGTCGATTGGCAAAAATTGTAAACGCTCCTTTTGTAAAAGTAGAAGCTACTAAATTTACAGAAGTTGGTTATGTAGGCCGTGACGTAGAATCAATGGTTCGTGACCTAGTTGAAGCAAGTATTACAATCGTGAGAAAAGAGCAATATAGTCGAGTGTATAGTCAAGCGCATAAAAAAGCTGAAGAGCGTCTGGTTAAATTGTTAGTTCCTGGCATTAAAAAAGAGAAAAAACAAAATACGAACCAATTTGATATGATGATGCAAATGATGAATGGTTTACAAAATAATCAAGAAGAAGAAAAAGAAGAAGTTAATGATTCAATTCGTGTAAGCCGCGAAACTGTGCAATCTCAACTTGAAAAAGGTTTATTAGAAAACCGAGAAATAACAATTGAAGTTGAAGAAAAGAAAAATGCAACACCAATGAATAATGGTTTAGAACAAATGGGTATTGATTTAAACGATACGCTGAACGCTCTAACACCTAAGAAAAAAGTGAAACGTACATTAACTGTGGCGGAAGCCCGTGAAATCTTGATTCATGAAGAATCTGAAAAATTAGTTAACGATGCAGATATTCATAGTGAGGCAATTAAACTTGCTCAAAATAACGGTATTATTTTTATTGATGAATTTGATAAAATAACATCTAAGTCAGAAAGTTCTGGTCAAGTATCAAGAGAAGGTGTTCAAAGAGATATCTTACCAATCGTCGAAGGGTCATTAGTTAATACGAAATATGGAACAGTTGCAACTGAACACATTTTATTTATTGCTTCAGGAGCGTTTCATTTAAGTAAACCAAGTGATTTAATACCTGAACTACAAGGTAGATTCCCAATCCGTGTTGAATTAGATGATTTAACTTCAGAAGATTTTGTTCGTATCTTAACAGAACCTGACAATGCGCTAGTTAAACAATATATTGCTCTTCTTGGAACTGAAAATATTTCAGTCACATTTACTAAAGAAGCGATTGAAAGGATTGCAACGATTGCTTTTGATGTGAATAGTGAAACAGACAACATTGGAGCAAGACGTTTACATACAATTTTAGAAAAATTACTAGAAGATTTATTATTTGAATCTCCGGATATGCAAATGGGAGAAATAATGATTACTGAAAGCTATGTTAACGACAAACTAGGGCATATTGCTAAGGATGAAGATTTGAGTCGTTATATTCTCTAAAATTGAATTGATTTATTTGAGGAGGAGTTTTAATGGATACTTTATTAACAAAAACTAGAATGATTAATGAGTTGTTACAAAGAGAAAATACATTAAGTTTATCTTCAGAATTACCTTATAATCAAATGGCAGATATTTTAGGAGATATTTTAGATTCTAATGCCTACATTATTAATAAAGAAGGAATTGTTTTGGGGTATATGGTCATTCATGATTTTAATAATGAACGACTAAAAAATATGTTGTTAGAACAACAATTTCCAAAAAAATACATTCAAAGTATTTCATATCTTGAAAAAACGAAAGAGAATATTAGTATTGAAGACGAAATGACTATTTTTCCTATCGAATTAAGAGAAGAATCTGATGTTTTAGAAGGGTATACAACTGTTGTCCCTATTTTTGGGGCAGGAGAGCGTCTAGGTACGATTATTTTAGGGCGAATAGGAAAAAGCTTTAATTCAAATGATCTAGTCTTAGCGGAGTACGGAGCAACTGTTGTGGGGATGCAAATTCTTTATCAACAATCAAGAGAAATTGAAAAAGAAGTTAGAGATTCGACTAATGTAAAAATGGCAATTGGGACACTTTCGTATAGTGAACTAAAAGCAGTGAAAGCTATTTTTAATGAGCTTGATGGAAATGAAGGCCGATTGACTGCTTCAACAATTGCCGATAAAATTGGTATAACAAGATCAGTAATTGTTAATGCTCTAAGAAAATTAGAGTCAGCAGGAATTATTGAAACAAGATCACTTGGGATGAAGGGGACATACATCAAAATAATTAATCAACTTTTTAAAGAAGAATTAAAAAAAGAGACGTTAATTTAAAGGAGGTCCATTATGGCAGCTGTTTTGGAAAATGAAATGACTCGCGTTGTCATAAATGAAGAAGGAGCAGAAGTATCCAGCTTTATTTTAAAAGAAGAAAATTTAGAGTATATTTGGAAAGGTGATCCTGAATTTTGGGGAAGACAGGCACCTGTTTTGTTTCCATTTGTTGGTAGATTAAAAAATGATACCTATTCCTATCAAGGTAAGTCTTATCCTATGAGCCAGCATGGCTTTGCTAGAGATAAAACGTTTATTTTAGAAGAAACAACTGATTCAACAGCCGTATTCTTACTAACAAGTGATGCGGAAACATTAGAGGTTTACCCATTTGAATTTGAGTTACGAATTCGTTACGACTTAAACGAGAAAAGTTTAACTGTTGGCTATGAAGTGACGACGCAATCAGATGAAATGTATTTTGGGATTGGTGGACACCCAGCATTTAATGTGCCACTCGTGGAAGATACTAAATTTGGCTCTTACTACGTTCACTTTGCACCATCTAAATCAAGGTTTTTACTGCCTTTAAAAGGTCCATATGTTAATTTAGAAGAAAAAACATTGGCTCAGACCAATACATCCATTCAACTTAATAGAGAGCTTTTTAAAAATGACGCAATGATTTTAGAAACAAAAGGTGAAAATGCTTTTTCAATTCTTTCTGACAAAACTAAACATGGAATAACTTTATTCTATGAAAATTTACCTTTTGTTGGCATTTGGTCACCTTACGAAAAAGAGGCTCCATTTGTTTGTATCGAGCCTTGGGCAGGTATTGCTGATACAACTGATGCAACCGGAAATATTGAAGAAAAAATGGGAATGAATCATTTATTAAAAGGTGAAGTATTCACTGGACAATATATGATAACAATTAAATAATAAAAAAAGAGCCTTAGAAAAAATTCTAAAGCTCTTCTTTTTGAGAAGATAAATTAACTAAAATAGCTATGGTCTTCTAAACCAAGTTCACTTAGGATAATAGAAGCTGTTTCTTCAATTGAGCGTTGAGCTACATTAATAATTAAGCAACCGATTTTTTTATATAAATCGTCAGCAAATTTCAATTCTTCTTTGATTTTACTGATGTCTGAATAAGCTGTATTTGGACTCAAACCATACGAACGCATTCTTTCTTCTCTAATCGCATTAAGGATTTTAGGATCATTTGTTAACCCAACAATTTTTTTAGGGTCAACTTCCCATATTTGAGAAGGAATATGGGCTTCAGGAATTAATGGCAGATTGGCGACTTTTAAATTCTTATTGGCTAAAAATAAACTAAGAGGCGTTTTAGACGTTCTTGAAACACCGAGTAATAGGATATCGGCTTCTAAGAAACCTCGTGGGTCTTTTCCATCATCATATTTAACAGCAAACTCCATTGCATTAATTCTCTCAAAGTAATTTTCATTTAAAAAATGAAGGGCTCCAGGAACGCGAGTTGGTTCAACCCCTGTTCTTTGTGAAATCTCGTCTACCACTGGGGATAGGGCATCAAAGTAAAAGAGATTGTTTTCTTGGCAGAATTCATTTGAAATTTTAACAAGTTCTTCTGAAATTAACGTTTGAATCACGATGGCGTTGACTAGCTTTGCTTCTTCAAGAGCGATCATTAGATCACTCTTTTCATATATAAAAGTTCGTTTCATTAGATGACATTCGATGTCTAGTTGTTCATACTGAGCGATTGAAGCTTGTGCTAGTTTTGAGGCAGTCTCTCCAGCAGAGTCAGAGATGATATACATATAAATGTTTTTATTTGCCATTAATAACTTCCTTTCTATCTTTTTACATATGAAACATTATATCATATAATAGTATTACCGTAATTAATTAAGTGAGGTGATAGCAGTGAAACACCAATTAGATAATGCCATAAAGATTATTAAAGAAAATGGATACAAATATACGAAAAAAAGAGAAGAAATTCTTCTTTTCTTAATTGAAGAAAATAGATACGTTGGTGCAATTGAAGTTTTTGACTTTATGAATAAACAATATCAAGGTATTAGTTATGACACAATCTATCGAAACTTACGAGATTTCACAAAAATGGATTTATTGGAAGAAACAGAATTAATGGGTGAAAAAAAATTCAGATTTCACTGTGATGTATCCAGTAATCATGATCATAGCCACCATCATCATCATTTTATATGTACGAGCTGTGGTTGGACTAAAGAAATTAATTTGTGCCCAATGGATTTTTTCAGTGAACAACTTCCAGATTGTAAAATCGAGAGTCATCGCTTTGAAATTTTAGGAAAATGCCAAAAATGTTTAAAAAAGTGAAACTCGTAGTTGACTGAAAAAACGACTTTGGTTATAATATATAACGAACGGTTTTTTGTTTATTACAATATATGAAAAACGGTTACCAAAAAGTTTGGAGGGAGGGATTCATATGTCAAAAACTGTTGTTCGTAAAAACGAATCATTAGATGACGCTCTTCGTCGCTTCAAACGTTCCGTTTCAAAAACTGGTACTTTACAAGAGTATCGTAAACGTGAATTTTACGAAAAACCAAGTGTTAAGCGTAAGAAAAAGTCTGAAGCTGCAAGAAAACGTAAAAAATACTAATCTTCAACGAATGGATCTGATGATATTATGTCACTTTTAGAAACGTTAAATGATGATATCAAAGTAGCGATGAAAAGTAAGGACAAAGAAGCCTTAGCTATTTTAAGAATGATTAAGACTTCAATCCAGAACGAACAAATTAATAAGGGAGAGGATTTGTCTCCTGACGAAGAATTGACGTTAGTTTCTCGTGAGATGAAACAACGCAAGGAATCTCTGAGTGAATTTGAAAAAGCAGGTCGTAGTGACTTGGTTGAGCAAGCAAGCTTCGGAATTTCTATTGTTGCTCGTTATTTACCCGAACAACTTTCAGATGAAGAGTTAAAAAGTATCATTACAGAAGCCATTGCTTCTGTTGATGCAACGTCAATGAAAGATTTTGGGAAAGTAATGGGTGTGGTTATGCCAAAAACAAAAGGAAAAGCCGATGGACAAAAAATTAATGCCCTTGTTAAAGAGTTAATATCTTAAATCCATAATAAGTAGCAGGTGAAAACTTGCTGCTTATTTTTTTGTATTTTTTGACATCTCTTTTTCATATTCAATATTTGTGGTATTATTTACTAGTGATAGATTATTAAAGGAGCTGTACGTTATTTGACAAATATAGATGAAAAATCAATTGATATTGTTTTAAATGATCAGGTAGATGCAAATGAGATCTTTGGGGCTCATGATAAACATCTAACTATTTTAGAAGATTATTTAAATGTCACAATATCAAGTCGTGGTGAGATTGTACGTATTTCTGGTGAAGAACCAAACGCTACTTATGCTCACGAAATATTAAAAAATTTACAAAAATTAGTTTTGCGCAGTCATAAAATTAATTCAACAGATGTTGTTACAGCTATTCAAATGGCTAAAAAAGGTGAATTAGATAGTTTTTTATCACTGTATGAAAAAACCATTATTAAAGACTCAAAAGGAAATCCAATTCGTGTTAAAAACACAGGTCAAAAAAATTATGTCGAAGCTGTTAAAAGAAATGATGTTGTTTTTGGAATTGGACCGGCAGGAACGGGAAAGACTTTTTTAGCTGTCTGCTTAGCAGTATCTGCACTTAAAAATGGTGAGGTTGAAAAAATTATTTTAACGAGGCCGGCAGTAGAAGCAGGAGAAAGTTTAGGTTTTTTACCTGGAGACTTACAAGAAAAGGTTAATCCTTATCTAAGACCTATTTATGATGCGTTGTATCAAATTTTAGGAATGGAGCATACAAATCGTTTGATGGAACGTGGCGTCATTGAAATTGCTCCTCTGGCCTATATGAGAGGTCGAACACTTGAAGAAGCGTTTGTTATTCTTGATGAGGCTCAAAATACGACAAAATCTCAAATGAAGATGTTCTTAACTAGGTTAGGTAATCAATCAAAAATGATTATTAATGGTGACCAAACCCAGATCGATTTACCAAAGGGAGTCACTAGTGGATTAGTGCATGCTCAGACCATTTTACAAGATATTAAAAAAATTAAGTTTGTTGAATTCTCAACAACAGATGTTGTTCGTCACCCTGTTGTTGCTGACATTATTAAAGCTTATTCAAACGATTAGTTAATGATTCCTTAGTAAAGGAGGATAAACATGAAAGTTAATTTTAAGGAGATACAAGAAAAGCTAGGGAAGAAATTTCTTCCTCTTGTATTAGTTGTTTTATCTTTATTATTATTCTTTTTAATGAGTGGAAGCATTCACCAAAAGCAACAAGTTTTTAAAGAAGGCCAGTTAGCTGAGGAAACAATACGTGCTAACAAAACAATCGAAAATAAAAAAGAAACTGAAGATAAGCAACAATTAGCCAAAGAGAGTGTTCCACCAGAATATACTTATGATGCGAATAAAGCTAAAAATCAAGTTAATTTAGTTACTTCATTATTTGATATGATACAAAAAACAAATGCTGAGGCAGAAAAGAAATACAATGATGAACTTGATAAGGCGAAAGATAAGAAAACAGTCAATGAAATAAGTGTGGAAGAAAGAATCCCGATGTTAAAATCTCAATTCGAGAAACTAAACCCAAATGATTTAACTTATTTTCAATCTTATCCAGATTCATTTTACGAGCAACTATTTTCATTCTCTGCTGACGAGTTAAAACGCGTTAGAGAACAAAGTTTAACTGTTGTTGATGAAGTGATGAATAAAAAAATAAGAAATTCGACTTTACAAGTTGAAAAACAAACAGCTAAAGAAAGATTACAATACGTTGATATTACAACATCGATGAGACAAGCAATCAATACAATTATTGACAAGTCAATTGTTGTTAATGAAATTGCTAATGAAAAAGTAACTGAACAATTAAAAGAAAATGCGAAAAATAATGTTCAACCTGTGATGATTTATCAAGGTGAAATCATCGTTAGAGAAGGTGAACAAATAGACGCCAAAGCAATGGAAAAAATTAAAGTGCTTGGTTTAACGAATCAATCAACATCTGTTTTTCCAATGCTAGCTCTTATACTGACGTTAATTTTACAAATCAGTTTAATTATTTATATAACTAAAACACAAGATAATTCTAAGGATAAAATTAAGAATATTCTATTTTATGCTTGCAGTATTTTAGTGGCAATTTTCTTTATGAAGTTGCTGTATCTTTTCCAAAAAGATACGTTTAGTAATGTGGCACTTCTGTTCCCAGCAGCATTTGTTCCGGTTATTTTGACAATGTTTATGAACCGAAAATGGGGGCTTTTAGTTGCCATGTTCCAGTCGATTTTTTCAATCTTTATTTTTTATAATTTAGCAGGAACAACGAGTTTACTCGTTATTACCCTTTATTATGCATTTACTGGTTGTATTGCTACGTTTTTAGTAAAAAGACGAATTGAGTCTCAAATCAAATCAGCTTTCTTCTTGCTGATTATTGTGCCTGTTCTGTTTATTGCTATCTTAACAGCTTACCAAGGTCTTGATTTTGGTGATAGTAAAACGTTAACCAGTTTGTTTATTGCTTCAGCCAGTGGTATTTTCTCATTCATCCTTTCAATTGGACTACATCCATATATTGAATTAATGTTGAATGATGATAGTGTGATTGTTTTGAATGAGTTAAGTAATCCAAATCAACCACTACTTAAACGCCTGTTACAAGAAGCACCAGGAACTTATCATCATAGTATGATGGTGGCTAGTCTCAGTGCTAACGCTGTTGCTGAAATTGGTGGTCGTTCCTTATTAACACGTGTTGCTTGCTATTACCATGATATTGGTAAGATTAAACATGCTAACTTCTTTGTTGAGAATTTACCTGATGGAGCGGAAAACCCACACAATTTCTTGCTACCGTCTGATAGTAAAGAAATTATCTTTTCACACGTAACAGAAGGTGTCAAAATTTTAGAAGAGGCTAACATGCCACAATTTGTTATTGATGTCTGCCAGCAGCATCATGGAACAACACTTATGAAATATTTCTATATTAAAGAAAAAGAAAGAAATGAAGAGACACAAGAAGAAACATTTAGATACCCTGGTCCTAAACCTCAATCAAGAGAAGCTGGTGTCATTAATATTGCAGATAGTGCAGAAGCAGCGGTTAGGGCTATGGATCATCCAACCAATGCAAAAATTGCTGAATTTGTCCATAATTTAATTCGTTCAAGACTTGAAGATGGACAATTAAATGAATCGGGGTTAACCTTAGATGAAATTGCTTTAGTGGAAAAATCAATCGTGGATGGTTTATGTAGTACATTCCATTCTCGTATTAAGTATCCTAAGATGAAATCAGAAGCAGAAAAGATGAAGCAAGAGCAGGAAGGAAGAAAAGTTTAACCATGGATATTACAATTGTTGATAAAACAAAAGAATTAACAACAGAACAACTTGAATTAACAAGTGATATTATTGAATTTGCTTCTAAAGAGCCTATTTTAGAGATGACTGATGATACTGAAATGTCAGTTACTTTTGTAAATAACGAAGAAATTCATGAAATTAACCGAAGATATCGAGATAAAAATGCACCAACAGATGTCATCAGTTTCGCTTTAGAAGATGAAGGAGACGATGAAATGCCAGTTATTATGGAAGGATTTGATATTCCAAGAAATATTGGTGACATTATCGTTTCTGTTGAAAAAATAACTGAACAGGCAGAAGAATTTAATCACTCATTTGAAAGAGAGCTTGGCTTTTTAGTAGTCCATGGATTTTTACATTTAAATGGTTTTGACCATATGAATGAGGCAGATGAAAAAGAGATGTTTGATTTACAAAGAAAGATATTAGATGATTATGGACTTAAAAGATAAGAATAAAATTACTAAAAATAAAACATTTTTAGAATCATTTAGTCATGCTTTATTTGGAATAAAGACAGTTATGCAAGAAGAAAGAAACATGAAATATCATGTTTCTTTTAGTGTATTAGCTGTATTAATGAGTTTTTTATTCAAGATTTCAATAATAGAATGGGGCTTTATTATCTTTTCTATTTTTTTAGTATTAATCACAGAAATAATGAATACTTGCTTTGAAAATTTAGTTGACTTAGTGACTGATTACAAGTACCATGAGTTAGCGAAAAAGGTAAAGGATATGGCCGCAGGAGCCGTTTTATTAACAGCGTTATCTGCTTGTATTATTGGAGCTATCATCTTTTTGCCGAGAATATGGCAGTTAATTTTTTAAACGGAGGAATAGAATGTATAAAGAAGGATTTAAATCAGGATTTGTTGCTATCATAGGACGTCCGAATGTTGGGAAATCAACATTATTAAATAGAATTGTTGCTCAGAAGATTGCTATCATGAGTGATAAAGCACAAACAACACGTAATAAAATTCAAGGTGTTTACACCACTAAAAATGAACAAATTGTATTCATTGATACGCCTGGTATCCATAAACCTAAAACTAAAT harbors:
- a CDS encoding Fur family transcriptional regulator, which encodes MKHQLDNAIKIIKENGYKYTKKREEILLFLIEENRYVGAIEVFDFMNKQYQGISYDTIYRNLRDFTKMDLLEETELMGEKKFRFHCDVSSNHDHSHHHHHFICTSCGWTKEINLCPMDFFSEQLPDCKIESHRFEILGKCQKCLKK
- the rpsU gene encoding 30S ribosomal protein S21; its protein translation is MSKTVVRKNESLDDALRRFKRSVSKTGTLQEYRKREFYEKPSVKRKKKSEAARKRKKY
- a CDS encoding PhoH family protein; protein product: MTNIDEKSIDIVLNDQVDANEIFGAHDKHLTILEDYLNVTISSRGEIVRISGEEPNATYAHEILKNLQKLVLRSHKINSTDVVTAIQMAKKGELDSFLSLYEKTIIKDSKGNPIRVKNTGQKNYVEAVKRNDVVFGIGPAGTGKTFLAVCLAVSALKNGEVEKIILTRPAVEAGESLGFLPGDLQEKVNPYLRPIYDALYQILGMEHTNRLMERGVIEIAPLAYMRGRTLEEAFVILDEAQNTTKSQMKMFLTRLGNQSKMIINGDQTQIDLPKGVTSGLVHAQTILQDIKKIKFVEFSTTDVVRHPVVADIIKAYSND
- a CDS encoding GatB/YqeY domain-containing protein — encoded protein: MSLLETLNDDIKVAMKSKDKEALAILRMIKTSIQNEQINKGEDLSPDEELTLVSREMKQRKESLSEFEKAGRSDLVEQASFGISIVARYLPEQLSDEELKSIITEAIASVDATSMKDFGKVMGVVMPKTKGKADGQKINALVKELIS
- the hslV gene encoding ATP-dependent protease subunit HslV yields the protein MGYTTFHSTTICAVEKNGKFAMAGDGQVTMGESVVMKGTARKVRRIYNDQVVVGFAGSVADAFNLEEKFEGKLNEYKGNLMRAAVELAMEWRSDKMMQKLEAMLIVMNDKEMLVVSGTGEVIAPDDGILAIGSGGNYALAAARALKENGKEELTAGDIAQAALHVAGDICVYTNHNVIVEEL
- the codY gene encoding GTP-sensing pleiotropic transcriptional regulator CodY, with translation MDTLLTKTRMINELLQRENTLSLSSELPYNQMADILGDILDSNAYIINKEGIVLGYMVIHDFNNERLKNMLLEQQFPKKYIQSISYLEKTKENISIEDEMTIFPIELREESDVLEGYTTVVPIFGAGERLGTIILGRIGKSFNSNDLVLAEYGATVVGMQILYQQSREIEKEVRDSTNVKMAIGTLSYSELKAVKAIFNELDGNEGRLTASTIADKIGITRSVIVNALRKLESAGIIETRSLGMKGTYIKIINQLFKEELKKETLI
- a CDS encoding HD family phosphohydrolase; this translates as MKVNFKEIQEKLGKKFLPLVLVVLSLLLFFLMSGSIHQKQQVFKEGQLAEETIRANKTIENKKETEDKQQLAKESVPPEYTYDANKAKNQVNLVTSLFDMIQKTNAEAEKKYNDELDKAKDKKTVNEISVEERIPMLKSQFEKLNPNDLTYFQSYPDSFYEQLFSFSADELKRVREQSLTVVDEVMNKKIRNSTLQVEKQTAKERLQYVDITTSMRQAINTIIDKSIVVNEIANEKVTEQLKENAKNNVQPVMIYQGEIIVREGEQIDAKAMEKIKVLGLTNQSTSVFPMLALILTLILQISLIIYITKTQDNSKDKIKNILFYACSILVAIFFMKLLYLFQKDTFSNVALLFPAAFVPVILTMFMNRKWGLLVAMFQSIFSIFIFYNLAGTTSLLVITLYYAFTGCIATFLVKRRIESQIKSAFFLLIIVPVLFIAILTAYQGLDFGDSKTLTSLFIASASGIFSFILSIGLHPYIELMLNDDSVIVLNELSNPNQPLLKRLLQEAPGTYHHSMMVASLSANAVAEIGGRSLLTRVACYYHDIGKIKHANFFVENLPDGAENPHNFLLPSDSKEIIFSHVTEGVKILEEANMPQFVIDVCQQHHGTTLMKYFYIKEKERNEETQEETFRYPGPKPQSREAGVINIADSAEAAVRAMDHPTNAKIAEFVHNLIRSRLEDGQLNESGLTLDEIALVEKSIVDGLCSTFHSRIKYPKMKSEAEKMKQEQEGRKV
- the ybeY gene encoding rRNA maturation RNase YbeY; protein product: MDITIVDKTKELTTEQLELTSDIIEFASKEPILEMTDDTEMSVTFVNNEEIHEINRRYRDKNAPTDVISFALEDEGDDEMPVIMEGFDIPRNIGDIIVSVEKITEQAEEFNHSFERELGFLVVHGFLHLNGFDHMNEADEKEMFDLQRKILDDYGLKR
- a CDS encoding diacylglycerol kinase family protein: MIMDLKDKNKITKNKTFLESFSHALFGIKTVMQEERNMKYHVSFSVLAVLMSFLFKISIIEWGFIIFSIFLVLITEIMNTCFENLVDLVTDYKYHELAKKVKDMAAGAVLLTALSACIIGAIIFLPRIWQLIF
- a CDS encoding pyruvate, water dikinase regulatory protein, which codes for MANKNIYMYIISDSAGETASKLAQASIAQYEQLDIECHLMKRTFIYEKSDLMIALEEAKLVNAIVIQTLISEELVKISNEFCQENNLFYFDALSPVVDEISQRTGVEPTRVPGALHFLNENYFERINAMEFAVKYDDGKDPRGFLEADILLLGVSRTSKTPLSLFLANKNLKVANLPLIPEAHIPSQIWEVDPKKIVGLTNDPKILNAIREERMRSYGLSPNTAYSDISKIKEELKFADDLYKKIGCLIINVAQRSIEETASIILSELGLEDHSYFS
- the hslU gene encoding ATP-dependent protease ATPase subunit HslU, with protein sequence MTTNQKTPREIVAELDKYIIGQHTAKKSVSVALRNRYRRMQLDEDMQQEITPKNLLMIGPTGVGKTEIARRLAKIVNAPFVKVEATKFTEVGYVGRDVESMVRDLVEASITIVRKEQYSRVYSQAHKKAEERLVKLLVPGIKKEKKQNTNQFDMMMQMMNGLQNNQEEEKEEVNDSIRVSRETVQSQLEKGLLENREITIEVEEKKNATPMNNGLEQMGIDLNDTLNALTPKKKVKRTLTVAEAREILIHEESEKLVNDADIHSEAIKLAQNNGIIFIDEFDKITSKSESSGQVSREGVQRDILPIVEGSLVNTKYGTVATEHILFIASGAFHLSKPSDLIPELQGRFPIRVELDDLTSEDFVRILTEPDNALVKQYIALLGTENISVTFTKEAIERIATIAFDVNSETDNIGARRLHTILEKLLEDLLFESPDMQMGEIMITESYVNDKLGHIAKDEDLSRYIL
- a CDS encoding aldose 1-epimerase family protein, which translates into the protein MAAVLENEMTRVVINEEGAEVSSFILKEENLEYIWKGDPEFWGRQAPVLFPFVGRLKNDTYSYQGKSYPMSQHGFARDKTFILEETTDSTAVFLLTSDAETLEVYPFEFELRIRYDLNEKSLTVGYEVTTQSDEMYFGIGGHPAFNVPLVEDTKFGSYYVHFAPSKSRFLLPLKGPYVNLEEKTLAQTNTSIQLNRELFKNDAMILETKGENAFSILSDKTKHGITLFYENLPFVGIWSPYEKEAPFVCIEPWAGIADTTDATGNIEEKMGMNHLLKGEVFTGQYMITIK